The Halostella limicola genome includes the window ACGGGATGGGTGCGACGCGTTGGCAGACCGTCAGGCGCGTCGTTCTCCCGGAGGCGCTCCCCGGCATTCTCACCGGCACGATCCTGGCGCTCGGCAGGGCGATCGGTGAGACCGCGCCTCTCATCATGGTCGGCGTCGCGACGACTGTGTTCAGTCCGCCGAACGGGTTCTTCGACAAGTTTAGCGCCATGCCGATGCAGATCTACTCGTGGGTCGAGTACCCGTCCGAGGCGTTCCAGTACGGCGTGATGGCGGCCGGCGTCGTCACCCTGCTGGTAGTACTCCTCGCGATGAACGCGAGCGCGATACTCATTCGGAACAAATATCAGCGGCGGCAATAACCATGTCACGAGAAGAAATGACCAGTGCCGACCCCGACCCAGATACGGACGACGAGTCTCTCATCGCACCGAGTCCCGGGTCCGAGGCGGCCGGTCACGACGAGGCGACGGGCGTACAGCACGAGACACGAACGGTCATCGAGGCGCGCGATCTCGACGTCTTCTACGGCGACGAGCAGGCGCTCCAGAGCATCGACATCGGGATCCCGGCGAAGAAAGTCACCGCGATCATCGGCCCGTCGGGCTGTGGTAAATCGACGTTCCTGCGGTGTATCAACCGGATGAACGACCTCGTCGACGCGGCTCGGATCGAGGGCGACCTGCTTTTCGAGGGCAAGAACGTCTACGACGACGACGTCGATCCGGTCGTCCTGCGGCGTCGAATCGGGATGGTGTTTCAGGCCCCGAACCCGTTCCCGAAGAGCATCTACGACAACGTCGCCTACGGCCTCCGCATCCAGGACGACACGGAGAACCTCGACGAGCGCGTCGAGCGCGCGCTCAAGCGGGCGGCGCTGTGGGACGAGGTGAAAGACCGCCTCGACGAGTCGGCGCTCGACCTCTCGGGCGGGCAGCAGCAGCGGCTCTGTATCGCCCGCGCCATCGCTCCCGACCCGGAGGTCCTGCTGATGGACGAGCCCGCGTCGGCGCTCGACCCCGTCGCCACCTCGCAGATCGAGGACCTCATCGAGGAGCTCGCCGAGGACTACACGGTCGTCATCGTCACCCACAACATGCAGCAGGCGGCCCGCATCTCCGACAAGACGGCCGTCTTCCTCACCGGCGGCGAGCTCGTCGAGTTCGACGACACGAACAAGATCTTCGAGAACCCGGAGCACGAGCGCGTCGAAGATTACATCACCGGGAAGTTCGGATAGATCGTATGGCGCGACAGAACTACCAGGACAAGCTGACGGAGCTCGAGGAGGACGTGCTCTACATGAGCGAGGTCGTCCTCGAGCGCCTCCGGATGGCGCTTGACTCCCTGGAACGGAAAGACGAGGACATGGCGTGGGAGGTCATCGACGGCGACGACGAGATAAACCGGATGTACCTCGGCCTCGAACAGGACTGCATCGACCTCCTCGCGCTCCAGCAGCCCGTCGCCAGCGACCTGCGGTTCATCGCGGCGACGTTCAAGATCATCACTGACCTCGAGCGCGTCGGCGACCTCGCGACCAACATCGGCGAGTACACCCTGCAGGCCAATCAGGACGTGTTCCCCGAGGTCGACGTACAGGAGATCGGCACCGTCACCCTCGACATGATCGAGGAGGCGATGGACGCCTACGCCCGCGAGGACACCGAGCAGTGCCGCGAGATCGCCGCGAGCGACGACGACCTCGACGCGCTCTGTGAACGCGCGAGCGAGACCGTCGTCCGCGACCTGATCGAGCGGGAACTGGAGACGACCGACGAGGAGGACGTCGAGGAACTGCTCCAGGACGTCTCGCGGCTCCTGCTCACGATCCGCGACCTCGAACGCGTCGGCGACCACGCCGTCAACATCTGCGCGCGGACGCTGTACATGGTCGAGAACGACGACGAACTGATCTACTGAGCCGCTCGCTTCTCCGCGATCTCTCTCACGTCTCGTCTACCGCGCTCACCGCGTCCTCGTCGAATTGCCAGGTCGTCTCGGACCGCCAGGTCGGCGCGTCGACCCCGGGCAGCGTCCGCAGGCGAGGCCTGACCATCGCCCACCACGCGTCGGGGTCGTCGTAGCTGGCCGTCTGCGCCGGGTACACCTCCTCGCGGAACGCGGGCTCCTCGACCGTCCCTTCCTCGGCCAAGAAGTCGAACGCGGCGCGGACGGCGTCGCGTCGCCAGTCCCGCATCATGCCGCTGGTCCCCGGCACGTCGAGCGCGTCGATAGCGTCGTCGACGGAGCGTTCTGTCGGCTCCGGTTCGTCACCGAACGCGGACGTCGGACGGTACCAGACGGACGGGCCCTCGCCGGGACGCTTCCGGCGGACGCGCCACTCGTCAGCGAGTTCGACCAGTTTCGCCGCCGCTGTCTGCTCGGTCACGCCGGCGCGCTCGGCGATCGCCGCGGTCGGCAGCGGCGCGGCCCCCTCGAACACGTCGAGGATCCGGTCGTCGTCCAGCCCCTCGGCGTACGCCCACTGACGCTCCTCGTCTCCGCTCATCGCGTCCGGATAGTGGCTCCCGGGGTTTGGTTCTTTAGGTGCGACGGACCGCCGGCGAACCCGGTCGACTGCCTAAATGATTTGGCTCGACGCTTTTTCCCCTGTCTCTCGAAGCGAGTCACATGGTCAAGAGCAACACGCGGTCCCCGCAGGACTCCTCCGCCGATTCCGCACGCGCGCCGAGCGACGACGTCTTCTCCGTACTCGCGGACCGGCGGCGGCGGCAGATACTCAGATATCTGCACGAGGCCGATCCCCCGGAGGGGCTCGAGTCCATCGCCGACGCAGTGGGCGACCGAGCCGGCGCTCCCCCGCGGCGGGAGTTGCGCATCGCGCTCCACCACAAGCACCTCCCGAAACTCGACGCGACCGGCCTGATCGAGTACGACGCCGGCGACAACCGCGTGGTCGACGCGGAGGGCGTCGAGTCGGTGTCGTCGTACCTCGACACCGCCGAGGAACTCGGCGAGTTCTGATCACCCGTCGGTCGCCGTCAGGTACTCGGCGGGAACGCAGTCGGTCGTGTACGTGTCCCGCCCCCGCTTCGTGACACGCCGCCCGTCGGCCAGCATCGCCGCCGCGTCGACCCGCAGGACGACCGGATCCGGGGCGTGGCGCTCGCCGACCGACCGTGCGCCCGCCGTCGACGCGGAGAGGTGCACCTTCTGCCACCTCATCGGTTTGAGACCCTCGGCGAGGATGCTCTCGACGTTCTCCGGGGCGGTACCGTGGTAGAGTTCGTCCGGGACCGGCGCGTCCGTCGGCTCCAGCGAGACGTCGACCGAGTGCCCGTAGGCCGCCCTGACGCGGTCCCCGTCGCGCTCGAAGCGGCCCTTCGGGTCCGTCGCGACGACGCCCGCGACCGACTTCTCGTCCGCCCAGTCGTACTTCCCGGTCACCGCGTCGACCAGATCCGCGTACGGGGTCCACCCGGCGTCGTCGAGGGACAGTCCGGCGTCCGACGGGAAGTGCCGCAGCGCGCCGGAGAGGAACTTCGAGAGCCGAGTGCGGCGGCGGTCCGAGAGCACTCGGCGCCCGCCGTCGCCGCAGACCGGGCACTCGCCGCCGGCGAAGAAGCCGTGCGCCTCGCAGTCGCGAACTCCGGACATGGGCGGCGGTAGTCGGCCGCGGGACAAAAGCGAAGCGAGACCCGGACAACGCGACGCCGAGGGGGCCGTCGCGACGCATTCCGAGCGACTGACAGTGGAGATTAACTTGCTCAACGTCGCATTCACGTGCATGGAGCTCGGACGACCGACGCGTGACGCCGAGGCCGAACAGGAGTGTCCCGAGTGCGGGAACGAGAACGCCTCCCGGCGGGGCGAGGAGCGGGAGACGTTCGAGAACGGACAGACCGTCGTCAAGCGCGAGCACTACACCTGCGCGGAGTGCAACGCCAGCTGGTGGGTCGACGTGTGGCCGGACGACCGCGTCTACGTTACCGGGTGAGTGGACCGCGACGACTCCTCGCCGGCGCTACCCGCATCGGCGGCGACCGCATGCGTCGGCCCGCTGCCGGCCCGAGCGTCGCGTAACGGTGGCCGCCGGGGCAGTCACCGGGACGCGTTCTCGACGAGCGTCCGGCCGTCCGTTTCGGCTTCGCCATCGCCGTCGTCCCGCTCGTCCGCCGGCGACCCGGACGCCGGGACCGGTCGGTCGTCACTGTCGGTCGCTTCCGACGCCGTCCCCGTCGGGCTCGTACCGTCGGGTCCAGTCTCCGTCGCGGGCGAGTCAGCGTCTCGCCGCTCCGTCTTCGCCGTCGGTGCTTCGTCGCTTCTGCGTTCCGCCCGTCGCGAGTAGCGCTCCCGGAGCACCGCCACAGTCTCGTCGCGTACCGTCCCGGGCGAGAACCAGTAGAGACAGAGCCCTGCGGAGACCGGGAACAGGGCCGCGGCCCCGACCAGCGCGATCTCGGTCATCGCCGCCGGGTCCGCGGTCGCCCCGACGTGCGAGCCGACGATCCAGACCGCGGCGACGACTCCGTACGCCACGCAGAGGTACAGCGCCGTCAGCGTCGCCGCGCCGAGCACCGCGAGTAACACGTTAAACATGCACACCCCGGCAACGCCACGCCGGATAAATCAATCGGATAGTTTAGATAACTGTCCGGAGGGCAAAAACCCTCGACCGGGCGCCCCGACGGGGCCGTCGACGCTCGCTCCCTGCGCGGTCGGTGTCGCCCGGCGGGCCCTCGTTGTGGTACTGCCGCGCACACGCTAGTCCTCTCGTCGGTCTCCACAGTCCCGCCGGAGCGACGCCGGGGAGCCGCCTACGCTACCGGGGAGCGGGAAGTGAAAAGAACGCCAGACGGCTGTCTGACGCGACCCCCGTTACTTACCACGGGTATCGTTGAATGGCGGGACGTGAAACGCCGAACGTATCTCGGGGTCGTGGCGCTGGCGCTCGCCGGCTGCTCCAGCGACGGCGACAACGCCGGACCGGGCGACGCGACGACGGGAACAGACGGGAACGCGGGATCGACGACGAGCGAGGGCGGGTCGGACCCGATCCTGTTCGACGGGAGCGGGGAGACCACGACCGACACCTTCGAACTGGAGGGCGGCATCGCCGCCTTCGACATGGAACACGCCGGCGACGGCGGGTTTCAGGTCGAACTCGTCGACCAGTCGAGCGGCAACACGGTCGAGTTCGTCGCGAACGAGATGGGCCAGTGGCGGGGCCGGATCCCGTACGGCGTCGACCAGGGGACGTACGCGCTGGCGGTCACCGCCGTCGGCGACTGGAGCGTCGAGATCAGCCAGCCCCGGCAGTCGGGCAGCGACGCCGACCAACCGCCGCTGTCCTTCTCCGGGGAGTCGCCCGACTACGAGGGCCCCGTCGAGTTCTCCGGGGAGACGACGTTCGCCGGGAGCTACGCCAGCAACGGCGTGTTCAACGTCGCGGTGCTGGACCCGGATGGCAACAGCACGAGCGTGTTCAGCGAGATGCGGTCGTTCGAGGGCGAGGAGTCGGTCGAGATCGACGGGACCGGCTGGATCCGCGTCGTCACGAACGGGGAGTGGGAAGTGGAAGTGGAGTGAGCGATTCCGCCTCACGTAGCCGCGACGCCGCCGCTCAGACGTGATTCGCGGCAGTTCGAAAAGTGCCCGGGGAGGGCTCCGAACCCTCGATCTCCGCATGTCCCAGGTTCGAGGCTCGGCGGGCCTCAGGGACACGGAGAGCTTCCAAGGCGATACCGCACCGAATCTCAGAACCCTATGAGTGCGGCGCTATGTCCAGCTAAGCCACCCGGGCTCACTCTCCGGTAGTCGGCTGATAGTCTTTAAACTTCTCATATCGACCGACGGGAGCCGGGGATACGGCCCTCGGATTTAAGACACGTCCGGCGCTCAGTGTGAGCATGGACGTTCCCGGTATCGTGGAGTCTTCCCTCGGCGACGAGAACGTCGCCGCCCGGGTCTCGATAGGCGGCGAGGACGAGCTGTTCGTCACCCCGACGCGGACGCTTATCTACCGAGCGGACGGGCTCCTCAGCGACGAAACGGTCGAAGAGTACCCCCACGACGCGGAGCGACTCACCGTCTCCGAAGGGCGGCGAAAGACGAAGATCACGCTCGACTACGCGATTGATGGGGAACGCGAGTTCACCCTCCCCTCGAAGCAGGCGGACACGGCGCTGCACCCGGTGCTTGCCGGCGTGTTGAACGCCAGCGGCGTCACCGAGCCCGGCGAGTCGGTGAACCAGACCTACCGGTTCAGCGAGCTCACCATCGTGATCACGAGCGACCGGCTGGTCAAGCACGTCGGCGAGGCGGTGTGGGACGAGGAGTACGAGGAGTACCGCTTCGCGGACGTGACCGGACTCGACTTCGAGGAGGGCAGCGTCGCGACGCAGATCGTCCTCGAAGTGAACGGGCGACCTCAGCGGATCAAGGCGCCGAACGAGCAGATCGGCGAACTCCGCCAGCGGCTCACGCAGGCGCTGTGCTCGTACTACGACGTCGCCAGCGAGGCAGAACTGGCGGACGCCCTCAGAGGCGACGAGCCGGAGGAGGACGCCGAGGAGGACGCCGAGATGGGCTTCGGCGAGGGCGTGGACCCGCTCGACGCCGACCCGCCGTCGACCGAGGAGGCGGAGGCCGCGGCGGACGACAGCGACGCCGCCGCGGACGACCCCGAAGACGCGGCGGAGGGGGCCCGCGTCGGCACCGTCGAGTCGGGCGGCGAAGAGGGGGACGACTCCGAAGACGGGTTCGACGAGGCGGGCTTCGAACCGGCCACGTCGAGCGACGCGGGCGCGTCCGACGACGTCGCCGACGAACTGGCCGAGCTCCGCGAGGTCGTCGAGGAGCAGAACGAACTCCTGGAGCAGCAGCGCCAGACCATCGAGCAGCTGATCGACGAACTCAGCCGCGGTCGCTGACCGCGGGTCGTCTCACTCTCTCCCGGTCACCTTCCGGATGCAGGAGCTGCCGAACGGGCCGACCTCGCCGGACTCGAACTTGATGAAGTGACCCGTCGAGAGGCCCGCGCCGCAGCGCTCGCAGGTGAACTCGCCCTCCTTCTGGACGACCTGGCTCTCGAACCGGACGAACGCGCCCCCGGAGGGGCGGATGATGCCGTCCTCGCGCTCGACGACGCCCCGCTTCTCGGCCTCGTCGAGGATCGTCCTGGTGAGCGTCGGGTTCGTCGTGATCGTCTCGATGCGGTCGACCGCGTCGGCGACCGACAGCTCCTCGTGCTCCAGGTTCCGCAGGAGTTCGACGCCGAGCTCGACCGTCTCGTCCATCGCCCGACAGTCGCTCGCCGACCGGATTAAACGTTGCGCGGCGGCGCGCCCGGCGACCACAAAGGTTTCAAGGCGCACCCGACGACCTGCGTTCGATGCAGATCGACCGCCGAACTGCCGCCGGCGGCGCCGCGCTCGGCGCCGTCGCCGCTGCGAGCCTCCTCGCATCGCCGGAGGCCGCCCTGTCCGCCGCGGCGTCGGCGGCCGCGGACCCGCTCCTGTTCGGCGTCGCCCTCCTCGCGATCTATCTCGTCCGGCCGTTCCTCGCGTGGCCGACGACCGCGGTCGCCATCCTCGCTGGCTACGGCTACGGCGTCGCCGCCGGCGTCCCCGTCGCGCTCACCGGCGCGGTGGTGACCTCCATGCCGCCGTTTCTCGGCGTGCGCTGGCTCGCGGGGGACGGCCGCTTCTGGGGCCACCTCGGCGACGCCGGCGACCGCTTCTTCGGGTCGACCGGCCACGTCCGCGGCGTCACGGCGGCCCGCCTGCTGCCGATCCCGGCGGACGCCGTCACCTGCACGGCGGCCGCGAGCGGCGTCTCGCTGCCGGCGTTCGCGCTCGGCACGGTGCTCGGCGAACTCCCGTGGACTATCGCCGCCGTCGTCGTCGGGAGTTCCGCGGAGCGCGTCGCCGCGGAGGGGCTTGGCGAGGTCGGCCTCCCGCTGGTGATCGCCTGCGTCGCCGCGGCGGCGCTGCTGCTCGCCGGTCCCGCCTATCAGTACTTCGGCAGCTCGACCGCGGCCGCGTGATTCACTCGGCGAGGTCGATCCGACAGCACGCACCGGTTGTCAGGCCCGCCTCCTCGATGTGCGCCGACAGGCAGGCGTAGTTGCAGAACCGCCCGGCCTCCTCTCGATCGCCGTCGACCTCCTCCTCGACGAACACCGGATCGTGGTCGGACACGTCACTTCCGCAGTAGGTACAGGCGTCACTCATAGCGGGTGGTGGCGGGGCGGACGTACCAACCTTGCGTGCTCGTGTCCCGGCCGCGCGGTACCGCACGAGTACCCCGTATCGAACGCCTCAGACCCAGAAATTGTCGCTGCAGTCCATCACCACGCCGTGTTGCGGGCAGACGTACTTGCAGTGCCGGCGATACATCGGCGCCTCGCACATCGGGCACGGCCGACCGCCGTCGCCACCGGCGCTGTCCTTGCCCCCGTCGCCCGTAGCCGCGTCGTCCTCGTCCATCACGTTCGGGTTCGGAGCGCTCCCTGCTAAGCGTTCTGACCGACGGGCCCCGAGACCGGTCCGACGGGCGCTACCGGCGGCTGTCGACGACGCAGAAAGAGAGAAAGACGAAACCGCGACCGAACCGCGTTACCTCAGCACTCGCTCCAGCCGCAGGATTCGCAGGTCTTGCAGCCTTCGGAGTAGTAGAGACTCATCGACCCGCAGTCCGGACACTCGGGGCTCTCGCCGGCGTCGATGATGTCCTGCTGGTCGGTGCTGCCCGCGTCCGCCTGCGGGCCGGCGTCGGTCTCCGCACTGGACTCGACCTGTGCGCCGCCGTCGGTCTCGGGTTCGGCGGTACCCTCGGTCTCGTCGATCTCCGTGAGGTTCTTCTGCTGCGGGTAGGCCTTCTCGATCTCGCCGTCGAGGTAGCGCCGCAGACCGGTGCCGATCGCGTCCGGGATGGACTGGATCTGCTCGCCCTTGTCCCAGGCGACCTTCGGGCTGCGGATGCCCTGCAGGTCGTCCGCGATCTCGTACGGGTCGACGCCCGAGCGCAGGGCGAAGCTGATGATCTTCGCGAGCGCCTCGGTGAAGGAGGCGGTGAAGCCGCCGGAGTTGCCGATGTTGGCGAACAGCTCGAACGGCTCGCCGTTCTCGTCCTCGTTGATGTTGACGTACAGCTTGCCGTAGCCCGTGTCGATGCGCTGGGTGACGCCGTGGAGCACATCGGGGCGCGGGCGCTCCTTGGCGTAGGCGTCGCCGGTGCCGTCCGCGCCGGAGAGGATCTCGTCGACCTCCTCGTCCAGCGCGGCGCG containing:
- the pstB gene encoding phosphate ABC transporter ATP-binding protein PstB; translation: MSREEMTSADPDPDTDDESLIAPSPGSEAAGHDEATGVQHETRTVIEARDLDVFYGDEQALQSIDIGIPAKKVTAIIGPSGCGKSTFLRCINRMNDLVDAARIEGDLLFEGKNVYDDDVDPVVLRRRIGMVFQAPNPFPKSIYDNVAYGLRIQDDTENLDERVERALKRAALWDEVKDRLDESALDLSGGQQQRLCIARAIAPDPEVLLMDEPASALDPVATSQIEDLIEELAEDYTVVIVTHNMQQAARISDKTAVFLTGGELVEFDDTNKIFENPEHERVEDYITGKFG
- the phoU gene encoding phosphate signaling complex protein PhoU, whose product is MARQNYQDKLTELEEDVLYMSEVVLERLRMALDSLERKDEDMAWEVIDGDDEINRMYLGLEQDCIDLLALQQPVASDLRFIAATFKIITDLERVGDLATNIGEYTLQANQDVFPEVDVQEIGTVTLDMIEEAMDAYAREDTEQCREIAASDDDLDALCERASETVVRDLIERELETTDEEDVEELLQDVSRLLLTIRDLERVGDHAVNICARTLYMVENDDELIY
- a CDS encoding helix-turn-helix domain-containing protein encodes the protein MSGDEERQWAYAEGLDDDRILDVFEGAAPLPTAAIAERAGVTEQTAAAKLVELADEWRVRRKRPGEGPSVWYRPTSAFGDEPEPTERSVDDAIDALDVPGTSGMMRDWRRDAVRAAFDFLAEEGTVEEPAFREEVYPAQTASYDDPDAWWAMVRPRLRTLPGVDAPTWRSETTWQFDEDAVSAVDET
- a CDS encoding DUF7344 domain-containing protein — translated: MVKSNTRSPQDSSADSARAPSDDVFSVLADRRRRQILRYLHEADPPEGLESIADAVGDRAGAPPRRELRIALHHKHLPKLDATGLIEYDAGDNRVVDAEGVESVSSYLDTAEELGEF
- a CDS encoding RNA 2'-phosphotransferase, giving the protein MSGVRDCEAHGFFAGGECPVCGDGGRRVLSDRRRTRLSKFLSGALRHFPSDAGLSLDDAGWTPYADLVDAVTGKYDWADEKSVAGVVATDPKGRFERDGDRVRAAYGHSVDVSLEPTDAPVPDELYHGTAPENVESILAEGLKPMRWQKVHLSASTAGARSVGERHAPDPVVLRVDAAAMLADGRRVTKRGRDTYTTDCVPAEYLTATDG
- a CDS encoding DUF7115 domain-containing protein, producing the protein MDVPGIVESSLGDENVAARVSIGGEDELFVTPTRTLIYRADGLLSDETVEEYPHDAERLTVSEGRRKTKITLDYAIDGEREFTLPSKQADTALHPVLAGVLNASGVTEPGESVNQTYRFSELTIVITSDRLVKHVGEAVWDEEYEEYRFADVTGLDFEEGSVATQIVLEVNGRPQRIKAPNEQIGELRQRLTQALCSYYDVASEAELADALRGDEPEEDAEEDAEMGFGEGVDPLDADPPSTEEAEAAADDSDAAADDPEDAAEGARVGTVESGGEEGDDSEDGFDEAGFEPATSSDAGASDDVADELAELREVVEEQNELLEQQRQTIEQLIDELSRGR
- a CDS encoding DUF5830 family protein; the protein is MDETVELGVELLRNLEHEELSVADAVDRIETITTNPTLTRTILDEAEKRGVVEREDGIIRPSGGAFVRFESQVVQKEGEFTCERCGAGLSTGHFIKFESGEVGPFGSSCIRKVTGRE
- a CDS encoding TVP38/TMEM64 family protein; translation: MQIDRRTAAGGAALGAVAAASLLASPEAALSAAASAAADPLLFGVALLAIYLVRPFLAWPTTAVAILAGYGYGVAAGVPVALTGAVVTSMPPFLGVRWLAGDGRFWGHLGDAGDRFFGSTGHVRGVTAARLLPIPADAVTCTAAASGVSLPAFALGTVLGELPWTIAAVVVGSSAERVAAEGLGEVGLPLVIACVAAAALLLAGPAYQYFGSSTAAA
- a CDS encoding HVO_2523 family zinc finger protein, whose protein sequence is MDEDDAATGDGGKDSAGGDGGRPCPMCEAPMYRRHCKYVCPQHGVVMDCSDNFWV